From a region of the Burkholderia lata genome:
- a CDS encoding carbonic anhydrase, with translation MKDIIEGFLKFQRDAYPERAALFRDLARSQNPRALFISCSDSRLVPELVTQREPGDLFVIRNAGNIVPSYGPEPGGVSASVEYAVAALRVTDVVICGHSDCGAMTAIATCQCMDHMPAVGHWLRYADSARVVNEARTHRSERERIDSMVRENVVAQLANLKTHPAVRLALEEGRLALHGWVYDIESGCIDAYDGATGRFVSLADHPAVRATPATLPVAA, from the coding sequence ATGAAGGACATCATCGAAGGCTTCCTGAAGTTCCAGCGCGACGCCTATCCGGAACGCGCCGCGCTGTTCCGCGACCTCGCGCGCAGCCAGAACCCGCGGGCGCTGTTCATTTCGTGCTCGGACAGCCGGCTCGTGCCCGAACTCGTCACGCAGCGCGAGCCGGGCGACCTGTTCGTGATCCGCAACGCCGGCAACATCGTGCCGTCATACGGCCCCGAGCCGGGCGGCGTGTCGGCGTCGGTCGAATACGCGGTGGCCGCACTGCGCGTGACCGACGTCGTGATCTGCGGCCATTCCGATTGCGGCGCAATGACCGCGATCGCCACCTGCCAGTGCATGGACCACATGCCGGCCGTCGGCCACTGGCTGCGCTATGCCGATTCGGCGCGCGTCGTGAACGAGGCACGCACGCATCGCAGCGAACGCGAACGGATCGACTCGATGGTGCGCGAGAACGTCGTCGCGCAGCTGGCGAACCTGAAGACGCATCCTGCCGTGCGCCTCGCGCTCGAAGAAGGGCGGCTCGCGCTGCACGGCTGGGTTTACGACATCGAATCGGGCTGCATCGACGCCTACGACGGCGCGACCGGCCGGTTCGTCTCCCTGGCGGACCATCCCGCGGTCCGCGCCACGCCCGCGACGCTCCCCGTCGCGGCCTGA
- the cynR gene encoding transcriptional regulator CynR gives MLLRHIHYFLAVAEHRSFTRAAAALHVSQPALSQQIRQLEETLGAQLFDRTGRVTRLTDAGDVYFRYARQALHDLAEGRRAIHDVQDLSRGSLRIAVTPTFTSYLVGPLVEAFHGRYPDVTLSVREMSQERIEALLVDDELDVGIAFEDVQTADIEAQTLLVETLALVVNREHAFAGKRKAGLRALHDAPLVLLTAEFATRVQIDRYFREHDVRPRVLMEANSLGAVIEIVRRTNLATLLPATIAAGHGDLVAIALDPAVLRRTAVLLQRKGAYRSAAARAFVELALAQQAGPVRRAR, from the coding sequence ATGCTGCTGCGCCATATCCACTACTTCCTCGCCGTCGCCGAGCACCGCAGCTTCACGCGCGCGGCCGCCGCGCTGCATGTGTCGCAGCCCGCGCTGTCCCAGCAGATCCGCCAGCTCGAGGAGACGCTCGGCGCGCAACTGTTCGACCGCACCGGGCGCGTGACGCGGCTGACCGACGCTGGCGACGTGTATTTCCGCTATGCGCGGCAGGCGCTGCACGATCTCGCGGAAGGCCGGCGCGCGATTCACGACGTGCAGGATCTCAGCCGCGGCTCGCTGCGGATCGCGGTCACGCCGACCTTCACGAGCTATCTCGTCGGGCCGCTCGTCGAGGCGTTTCACGGCCGCTATCCGGATGTGACGCTGTCGGTGCGCGAGATGTCGCAGGAACGCATCGAGGCGCTGCTCGTCGACGACGAGCTCGATGTCGGTATCGCGTTCGAGGACGTGCAGACAGCGGACATCGAAGCGCAAACGCTGCTGGTCGAAACGCTCGCGCTCGTCGTGAATCGCGAGCATGCGTTCGCCGGCAAGCGCAAGGCGGGCCTGCGCGCGCTGCACGATGCGCCGCTCGTGCTGCTCACGGCCGAGTTCGCGACACGCGTGCAGATCGACCGCTATTTCCGCGAGCACGACGTGCGGCCGCGCGTATTGATGGAAGCGAATTCGCTGGGGGCGGTGATCGAGATCGTGCGCCGCACGAACCTCGCGACGCTGCTGCCGGCGACGATCGCCGCCGGGCACGGCGATCTCGTCGCCATCGCGCTCGATCCGGCCGTCCTGCGGCGCACCGCCGTGCTGCTGCAACGCAAGGGGGCGTACCGGAGTGCAGCCGCGCGCGCGTTCGTCGAACTGGCACTGGCGCAGCAGGCGGGGCCGGTCAGGCGCGCGCGATGA
- a CDS encoding DUF3304 domain-containing protein, protein MSNLIRRMMLNPLAIAALLVGAAWWVHAQTRADGPYRVVGFNYTDRGVYSFVVDGFGAGSVHARQFGGGGGTVCCMSVPRGKKAWHVKITYDLTPEEDARNQAPEVVETDVAVPALPNRHDGYIEFHFLAGRKIDARWVAYPTMPRMRAGG, encoded by the coding sequence ATGTCGAACCTGATACGCCGCATGATGCTCAACCCGCTTGCCATCGCAGCGCTGCTGGTGGGCGCAGCCTGGTGGGTCCACGCACAGACGCGCGCCGACGGCCCATATCGGGTCGTGGGATTCAACTACACCGATCGTGGCGTCTACAGCTTCGTGGTCGATGGCTTCGGCGCCGGCAGCGTGCACGCGCGCCAGTTTGGCGGCGGGGGCGGCACCGTGTGCTGCATGAGCGTGCCGCGTGGCAAGAAAGCCTGGCACGTGAAGATCACATACGATCTGACGCCCGAAGAAGACGCCCGGAACCAGGCGCCTGAAGTCGTCGAAACCGATGTCGCCGTGCCGGCATTGCCGAACCGGCACGACGGCTATATCGAGTTTCATTTCCTGGCTGGCCGCAAGATCGATGCTCGATGGGTCGCATACCCGACGATGCCGCGCATGCGCGCCGGCGGTTGA
- a CDS encoding DUF3422 family protein, which yields MMDHPLRAALAAELHARPFLRLAEAVSLTHYAIYADGQPDIHETLLHTLCRETGIAAPHEGATHYAVQSPSGWHLKWERHTEFSTFTFVAPRRDTGYFDDLAIEGIPAAWFARLAGIRFVAVRMELLSGDAARLVCGDLRRWIDGPALVGSNVLGGGKVFCDWHVRDDGFMRFLVIDEDFREEQGGRLLQRLYEIETYRMMALLALPVARRMSRELDEIHAALHALMQRMDASGADGDDTALLVKLTHLAVRVEALSGSGARFSASRAYEKLVLARIHELREERIEGMPTIAEFMERRFAPAMETCRSVWARHEQIAARIARAVDLLRTRVNLAQEKDVTRLLAGMERTARNQLHLQHAVEGLSVAAISYYVLSLATAAFKALHVMNLPVDPELAEGLLIAPVVFAVIHITRRTRAQLARSEAVHDGSPVPAAALKQVG from the coding sequence ATGATGGACCATCCGTTGCGCGCCGCACTGGCCGCGGAATTGCATGCGCGGCCGTTCCTGCGGCTCGCCGAAGCCGTGTCGCTCACGCATTACGCGATCTACGCGGACGGCCAGCCCGACATCCACGAAACGCTGCTGCACACACTGTGCCGCGAGACCGGCATCGCCGCGCCGCACGAAGGCGCGACGCACTACGCGGTGCAGTCGCCGAGCGGCTGGCACCTGAAGTGGGAACGCCACACCGAATTCTCGACCTTCACGTTCGTCGCGCCGCGTCGCGACACCGGCTATTTCGACGATCTCGCGATCGAAGGCATTCCGGCCGCGTGGTTCGCGCGGCTCGCCGGCATCCGCTTCGTCGCGGTGCGGATGGAACTGCTGTCGGGCGACGCCGCGCGGCTCGTGTGCGGCGACCTGCGCCGCTGGATCGACGGCCCCGCGCTCGTCGGCAGCAACGTGCTCGGCGGCGGCAAGGTGTTCTGCGACTGGCACGTGCGCGACGACGGCTTCATGCGCTTTCTCGTGATCGACGAGGATTTCCGCGAGGAGCAGGGCGGCCGGCTGCTGCAACGCCTGTATGAAATCGAAACCTACCGGATGATGGCGCTGCTCGCGCTGCCCGTCGCGCGCCGGATGAGCCGCGAGCTCGACGAGATCCACGCGGCGCTGCATGCGCTGATGCAGCGGATGGATGCAAGCGGAGCCGACGGCGACGACACGGCGCTGCTCGTCAAGCTCACGCATCTCGCGGTGCGGGTCGAAGCGCTGTCGGGATCGGGCGCGCGTTTCAGCGCGTCGCGTGCGTACGAAAAGCTCGTGCTGGCACGCATCCACGAGCTGCGCGAGGAGCGCATCGAAGGGATGCCGACGATCGCAGAATTCATGGAGCGCCGCTTTGCGCCGGCGATGGAAACCTGCCGCAGCGTATGGGCGCGCCACGAGCAGATCGCCGCGCGGATCGCGCGGGCGGTCGACCTGCTGCGCACACGCGTGAATCTCGCGCAGGAAAAGGACGTGACGCGCCTGTTGGCGGGCATGGAGCGCACCGCACGCAATCAGCTTCATCTGCAGCACGCGGTTGAAGGGCTGTCGGTAGCGGCCATTTCGTACTACGTGCTTTCGCTCGCGACGGCGGCGTTCAAGGCGCTGCACGTGATGAACCTGCCGGTCGATCCCGAACTGGCGGAAGGCCTGCTGATCGCGCCGGTCGTGTTCGCGGTGATTCACATCACGCGGCGCACGCGCGCGCAGCTGGCGCGATCGGAGGCCGTGCATGACGGCTCACCGGTGCCTGCGGCGGCGTTGAAGCAGGTCGGTTAG
- a CDS encoding LysR family transcriptional regulator: MKMLDHDVLATVVAVAETGNMTRAAEAVNRSQSAVSMQIKSLEDAIGRPLFVRKPRSIVLTREGEVLLGFARRMLALRDEAWAAVVRPEVTGKVVIGVPDDYASSLLPSVLKKFSATYPKVEIQVMGLPSSALAPLIKDGTVDLVCGTRIKGLSGDFIRHEPMAWAAMTNGPRVWEERPLPIAVFMPGSVARENAIRSLERAKVPYRTSYESPSLLGLLSMVEAGLAVAPLARCAIPAQLSMLGRSHGLPDLPPLELILARSTKSKRPPCDFLAEQLMEDLQRQTGQTGDA, encoded by the coding sequence ATGAAGATGCTCGATCACGACGTGTTGGCCACCGTCGTCGCCGTCGCGGAGACCGGCAACATGACCCGCGCCGCCGAGGCCGTGAACCGCTCGCAGTCGGCCGTGAGCATGCAGATCAAGAGCCTGGAAGACGCGATCGGGCGGCCGCTGTTCGTGCGCAAGCCGCGCAGCATCGTGCTGACGCGCGAAGGTGAAGTGCTGCTGGGATTCGCCAGACGAATGCTGGCGCTGCGCGACGAGGCCTGGGCGGCCGTGGTGCGGCCGGAAGTGACCGGCAAGGTCGTGATCGGCGTGCCGGACGACTATGCGTCGTCGCTGCTGCCGTCCGTCCTGAAGAAATTCTCGGCGACCTACCCGAAGGTCGAGATCCAGGTGATGGGGCTGCCGAGCAGCGCGCTCGCACCACTGATCAAGGACGGCACCGTCGATCTCGTGTGCGGCACGCGCATCAAGGGGCTGTCGGGCGACTTCATCCGCCATGAGCCGATGGCGTGGGCCGCGATGACGAACGGGCCGCGCGTGTGGGAAGAGCGGCCGCTGCCGATCGCGGTGTTCATGCCGGGCAGCGTCGCGCGCGAGAACGCGATCCGCAGCCTGGAGCGCGCGAAGGTGCCGTACCGCACCTCCTATGAAAGCCCGAGCCTGCTCGGGCTGCTCAGCATGGTCGAGGCCGGCCTCGCGGTCGCGCCGCTCGCGCGCTGCGCGATTCCCGCGCAACTGTCGATGCTCGGCCGCTCGCACGGGCTGCCCGACCTGCCGCCGCTCGAGCTGATCCTCGCGCGCAGCACGAAATCGAAACGGCCGCCGTGCGACTTTCTCGCGGAACAGTTGATGGAAGACCTGCAGCGGCAGACCGGGCAGACCGGCGACGCGTGA
- a CDS encoding LysR family transcriptional regulator — MAAIQKPDWSKLSSLDPELIRAFVAVVESGGFTAAARQLHRTQSTISLRIRTLEERLDTHLFMRNSRRLELSRDGENFLIHARRIIQVQNDAILALKQASSDRGVVRFGLPEDYAELWLPDLLKSFYAMRPGARLHVHCRMSLELLERLQAGELDVALVVRHGPGAGGRVLGRHDVVWAAHRDFALDSHASVPLALFPETCCYRQRGLQALATADRSFHVVYTSQSPTGIKIAVNHGAAVTMIDRCTLPENWRVLDEADGFPSLPAADLELHRSPGICDPLTDDLVSMIESMVDERRRASLEAFAA, encoded by the coding sequence ATGGCTGCCATTCAAAAGCCCGATTGGTCGAAGCTCAGTTCGCTCGATCCGGAGCTGATCCGGGCATTCGTCGCCGTGGTCGAGAGCGGCGGCTTCACCGCGGCGGCCCGGCAACTGCATCGCACGCAATCGACGATCAGCCTGCGCATCCGCACGCTCGAGGAGCGGCTCGACACGCACCTGTTCATGCGCAACAGCCGGCGCCTCGAGCTGTCGCGCGACGGCGAGAATTTCCTGATCCACGCGCGCCGGATCATCCAGGTGCAGAACGACGCGATCCTCGCGCTGAAGCAGGCGAGCAGCGACCGCGGCGTCGTGCGCTTCGGGCTGCCCGAGGACTATGCGGAGTTGTGGCTGCCCGACCTGCTGAAGTCGTTCTATGCGATGCGGCCGGGTGCGCGCCTGCACGTGCATTGCCGGATGTCGCTCGAACTGCTCGAACGGCTGCAGGCCGGCGAGCTCGATGTCGCGCTCGTTGTCCGGCACGGGCCCGGCGCGGGCGGGCGGGTGCTCGGCCGGCACGACGTCGTGTGGGCCGCGCACCGCGATTTCGCGCTGGACAGCCATGCGTCGGTGCCGCTCGCGCTGTTCCCGGAAACGTGCTGTTACCGGCAGCGCGGGCTGCAGGCGCTCGCGACGGCCGACCGGTCGTTTCATGTCGTCTACACGAGCCAGAGCCCGACCGGCATCAAGATCGCGGTGAACCACGGCGCGGCTGTGACGATGATCGACCGCTGTACGCTGCCCGAGAACTGGCGCGTGCTCGACGAGGCGGACGGCTTTCCGTCGCTGCCGGCGGCCGATCTCGAACTGCATCGCTCGCCGGGCATCTGCGATCCGCTGACCGACGATCTGGTGTCGATGATCGAATCGATGGTCGACGAGCGGCGGCGCGCATCGCTAGAGGCGTTCGCCGCATAG
- the fae gene encoding formaldehyde-activating enzyme → MTASQPRQLYIGEGFEGPGVNLAHINVLVGPRNGPAGQAFATALATPSAGHAPFVVIAQPGVPTKPLTLYVNKAQIASDFHGNATWGASQAGIAKAVAEALENGTLPPEAENDWVVVSANWVNPQTDDLDAVFENNYRACRNAIVAAMEGLPHRDAVFAAARDVSNPFYTPKKN, encoded by the coding sequence ATGACCGCATCCCAACCCAGGCAGCTTTACATCGGCGAAGGCTTCGAAGGCCCCGGCGTCAACCTCGCGCACATCAACGTGCTGGTCGGCCCGCGCAACGGCCCGGCGGGCCAGGCGTTCGCCACCGCACTCGCGACGCCGTCGGCCGGCCATGCGCCGTTCGTCGTGATCGCACAGCCGGGCGTGCCGACCAAGCCGCTCACGCTGTACGTGAACAAGGCGCAGATCGCCAGCGATTTCCACGGCAATGCCACGTGGGGCGCGTCGCAGGCCGGCATCGCGAAGGCCGTGGCCGAAGCGCTCGAGAACGGCACGCTGCCGCCCGAAGCGGAGAACGACTGGGTCGTCGTGTCGGCGAACTGGGTGAACCCGCAGACCGACGATCTCGACGCCGTGTTCGAGAACAACTACCGCGCGTGCCGCAACGCGATCGTCGCCGCGATGGAAGGGCTGCCGCATCGCGACGCGGTGTTCGCCGCCGCACGCGACGTGTCGAACCCGTTCTACACCCCGAAGAAAAACTGA
- a CDS encoding aldo/keto reductase: MEYVRLGQSGLKVSRLCLGTMNMGTPEWKPWIFDEAQSEPIVRRALDAGVNFIDLADFYSTGVGEEVVGRILKRNARREELVVTTKVGYDMGSYPNAGGHSRKHVLDGIDGSLKRLGMDYIDIFMLHFFDVNTPVEETMSTLHDIVRAGKARYIGVSTMYTWQFAKIMQACERNGWDKPINMQLQLNLAYREEEREMVPYCIDQGVGVSVFSPLARGLLTCEPQSTRNQTDFFTAQMYGDASSLAIAESVAKVAKRRGVPPAQIAQAWVLSRPGIASMLVGADSVAQFDSALGALETQLTEEELHELERNYTPCDLINDYTAGKRIARESRPAQGSFATD, encoded by the coding sequence ATGGAATACGTCCGCCTCGGCCAGTCCGGCCTGAAGGTGTCCCGCCTGTGTCTCGGCACGATGAACATGGGCACCCCCGAATGGAAGCCCTGGATCTTCGACGAAGCGCAGAGCGAGCCGATCGTGCGCCGCGCGCTCGACGCCGGCGTCAACTTCATCGATCTCGCGGATTTCTATTCGACGGGCGTCGGCGAGGAAGTGGTCGGCCGCATCCTGAAGCGCAACGCGCGCCGCGAGGAGCTCGTCGTGACGACCAAGGTCGGCTACGACATGGGCAGCTACCCGAACGCGGGCGGCCATTCGCGCAAGCACGTGCTCGACGGCATCGACGGGTCGCTGAAGCGCCTCGGGATGGATTACATCGACATCTTCATGCTGCACTTCTTCGACGTGAACACGCCCGTCGAAGAAACGATGAGCACGCTGCACGACATCGTGCGTGCAGGCAAGGCGCGCTATATCGGCGTGTCGACGATGTACACGTGGCAGTTCGCGAAGATCATGCAGGCCTGCGAACGAAACGGCTGGGACAAGCCGATCAACATGCAGCTGCAGCTGAATCTCGCGTATCGCGAGGAAGAGCGCGAGATGGTGCCGTACTGCATCGACCAGGGCGTCGGCGTATCGGTGTTCAGCCCGCTCGCGCGCGGCCTGCTCACCTGCGAGCCGCAATCGACGCGCAATCAAACCGACTTCTTCACCGCACAGATGTATGGCGACGCATCGTCCCTCGCGATCGCGGAATCGGTCGCGAAGGTCGCGAAGCGGCGCGGCGTGCCGCCCGCGCAGATCGCGCAGGCATGGGTGCTGAGCCGCCCCGGCATCGCGAGCATGCTGGTCGGCGCGGATTCCGTCGCGCAGTTCGACAGTGCGCTCGGCGCGCTCGAAACGCAGCTCACCGAAGAAGAACTGCACGAGCTGGAGCGCAACTACACGCCGTGCGACCTGATCAACGACTACACGGCCGGCAAGCGCATCGCGCGCGAGTCGCGTCCGGCGCAGGGCAGTTTCGCGACGGACTGA
- a CDS encoding NAD-dependent succinate-semialdehyde dehydrogenase, translating into MNEFLRTGHYIGGEWHESHGASDATYPVLNPATGETIAKVAKGGADDTQRAIDAAAHAFPAWRALTAKERGARVKRWGELMLENRDALAELLTREQGKPLAEARGEVVYAASFLEWFAEEAKRMYGDVIPSPKPNSQIVVTREPVGVVAAITPWNFPLAMITRKAGPALAAGCTMVLKPSEETPLSAFALAVLAERAGVPAGVFNVVSGDAVAIGETLTSSSVVRKLSFTGSTRVGKLLAKQSADTLKKLSLELGGNAPFIVFDDADLDAAVEGAIASKFRNTGQTCVCVNRFLVQDGVYDAFTRKLADAVRKLRVGNALAGEVDQGPLINEAALGKVERHVADATAKGAHALTGGKRHALGGTFYEPTVLTGMTADMLIAEEETFGPVAGCFRFATEEEAVAAANDTPFGLSAYFYTRDLGRAWRVSGALESGMVGVNDGIISTEVAPFGGVKQSGLGREGSKYGLDEYVELKYTLMAGLGR; encoded by the coding sequence ATGAACGAATTTCTGAGGACCGGCCATTACATCGGCGGCGAATGGCACGAATCGCACGGCGCGAGCGATGCAACCTATCCGGTGCTGAACCCGGCAACCGGCGAGACGATCGCGAAGGTCGCGAAAGGCGGCGCCGACGACACGCAACGCGCAATCGATGCCGCCGCGCACGCGTTTCCCGCGTGGCGCGCACTGACCGCGAAGGAACGCGGCGCCCGCGTGAAGCGCTGGGGCGAGCTGATGCTCGAGAATCGCGACGCGCTTGCCGAGCTGCTGACGCGCGAGCAAGGCAAGCCGCTCGCGGAAGCGCGCGGCGAAGTCGTGTACGCGGCGAGCTTTCTCGAATGGTTCGCGGAAGAAGCGAAGCGCATGTACGGCGACGTGATCCCGAGCCCGAAGCCCAATTCGCAGATCGTCGTCACGCGCGAGCCGGTCGGTGTGGTCGCGGCGATCACGCCGTGGAATTTCCCGCTCGCGATGATCACGCGCAAGGCCGGCCCCGCGCTCGCGGCCGGCTGCACGATGGTGCTGAAGCCGTCCGAGGAAACGCCGCTGTCGGCGTTCGCGCTCGCAGTGCTCGCCGAGCGCGCGGGCGTGCCGGCCGGCGTGTTCAATGTCGTGTCGGGCGACGCGGTCGCGATCGGCGAGACGCTGACGAGTTCGTCCGTCGTGCGCAAGCTGTCGTTCACGGGCTCGACGCGCGTCGGCAAGCTGCTCGCGAAGCAGTCGGCCGACACGCTGAAGAAGCTGTCGCTCGAACTCGGCGGCAACGCGCCGTTCATCGTGTTCGACGATGCCGATCTCGATGCGGCGGTCGAAGGCGCGATTGCATCGAAGTTCCGCAATACCGGGCAAACCTGCGTGTGCGTGAACCGCTTTCTCGTGCAGGACGGCGTGTACGACGCGTTCACGCGCAAGCTCGCGGACGCCGTGCGCAAGCTGCGCGTCGGCAACGCGCTCGCGGGTGAAGTCGACCAGGGGCCGCTGATCAACGAAGCGGCACTCGGCAAGGTCGAACGGCACGTGGCCGATGCCACCGCGAAGGGCGCGCACGCGCTCACCGGCGGCAAGCGTCACGCGCTCGGCGGCACGTTCTACGAGCCGACCGTGCTGACCGGCATGACGGCCGACATGCTGATCGCCGAAGAGGAAACCTTCGGCCCCGTGGCCGGCTGCTTCCGCTTCGCGACCGAGGAAGAAGCCGTGGCCGCGGCCAACGACACGCCGTTCGGGCTGTCCGCGTACTTCTACACGCGCGACCTCGGCCGTGCGTGGCGCGTCTCGGGTGCGCTGGAGAGCGGGATGGTCGGCGTCAACGACGGGATCATCTCGACCGAAGTCGCGCCGTTCGGCGGCGTCAAGCAATCGGGGCTCGGCCGCGAAGGTTCGAAGTACGGCCTCGATGAATACGTGGAACTCAAGTACACGCTGATGGCCGGCCTCGGCCGCTGA
- a CDS encoding MFS transporter, which produces MPLSRGADAPHRPVALDDVPLNRFHVKIAGLTFGAHFTEGYTLGTIGYALAALGKQMPIDAFWMGMIGSSALIGIFFGSLVFGWLSDRMGRQKIFLTSFVIITAAAFAQLFVTSPLELCMLRVLIGFGMGGDFTVGHAILAEFSPRKHRGALLGSFSVIWTIGYVAANVLGLAYSDAAPDAWRWLLASAALPALIVLVLRIGTPESPRWLLGKGREKEARAIVAKHFGPHVMLDGSTEPHAHGGFSRLFQRDLIRRTVFNCAFFVCLVIPYFAIYTFLPTILKTIGLAEGFGADLLLNGFLVLGALIGIWLTIRLSRRGFLIGSFAVTCASLVALAVLPSSAAIAMIVAFAIFTLTMSAFSNLVGVFPPECFPTEVRASGVGLAIACSRLGSAIGTFLLPVGIATLGFHATMFALAGVLLVGMIVSIAWAPETKHLTLEEASGH; this is translated from the coding sequence TTGCCGCTGTCGCGTGGCGCCGATGCGCCGCACCGCCCCGTCGCGCTCGACGACGTGCCGCTCAACCGTTTCCACGTGAAGATCGCCGGCCTGACGTTCGGCGCGCATTTCACCGAGGGCTACACGCTCGGCACGATCGGCTACGCACTCGCCGCGCTCGGCAAGCAGATGCCGATCGACGCGTTCTGGATGGGGATGATCGGCAGCTCGGCGCTGATCGGCATCTTCTTCGGCAGTCTCGTGTTCGGCTGGTTGTCCGACCGGATGGGCCGGCAGAAGATCTTCCTGACGAGCTTCGTGATCATCACGGCGGCCGCGTTCGCGCAGCTCTTCGTCACGTCGCCGCTCGAACTGTGCATGCTGCGCGTGCTGATCGGCTTCGGAATGGGCGGCGACTTCACGGTCGGCCATGCGATCCTCGCCGAATTCTCGCCGCGCAAGCATCGCGGCGCGCTGCTCGGCTCGTTCAGCGTGATCTGGACGATCGGCTATGTCGCCGCGAACGTGCTCGGCCTCGCGTACAGCGACGCCGCGCCCGATGCCTGGCGCTGGCTGCTCGCGTCGGCGGCGCTGCCTGCGCTGATCGTGCTGGTGCTGCGAATCGGCACGCCAGAATCGCCGCGCTGGCTGCTTGGCAAGGGCCGGGAGAAAGAAGCGCGCGCGATCGTCGCGAAGCATTTCGGGCCGCACGTGATGCTCGACGGTTCGACCGAGCCGCATGCGCATGGCGGCTTCTCGCGGCTGTTCCAGCGTGACCTGATCCGCCGCACGGTGTTCAACTGTGCGTTCTTCGTGTGCCTGGTGATTCCGTATTTCGCGATCTACACGTTCCTGCCGACGATCCTGAAGACGATCGGCCTCGCCGAAGGCTTCGGCGCGGACCTGCTGCTGAACGGCTTCCTCGTGCTGGGCGCGCTGATCGGCATCTGGCTGACGATCCGGCTGTCGCGGCGCGGCTTCCTGATCGGCTCGTTCGCGGTGACGTGCGCGTCGCTCGTCGCGCTGGCGGTGCTGCCGTCGTCGGCGGCCATCGCGATGATCGTCGCATTCGCGATCTTCACGCTGACGATGTCGGCGTTCAGCAATCTCGTCGGCGTGTTCCCGCCCGAGTGCTTCCCGACCGAAGTGCGTGCAAGTGGCGTGGGGCTCGCGATCGCGTGCAGCCGGCTCGGTTCGGCGATCGGCACGTTCCTGCTGCCGGTCGGCATCGCGACGCTCGGCTTCCACGCGACGATGTTCGCGCTCGCGGGCGTGCTGCTGGTGGGGATGATCGTGTCGATCGCGTGGGCGCCGGAGACGAAGCATCTGACGCTGGAGGAGGCGTCGGGGCATTGA
- a CDS encoding type II toxin-antitoxin system RelE/ParE family toxin, with product MHLSDFAIAELEAIADYIARDNPQRAVTFVREIREKCLSLAAMPLAFPLVPRFERHGVRHRVYGNYQIFYRVVGDPPTRIDILHVLHGARDYASILF from the coding sequence GTGCACCTGTCCGATTTTGCGATTGCCGAACTCGAGGCAATCGCGGATTACATCGCACGCGACAACCCGCAACGCGCCGTGACGTTTGTGCGGGAGATTCGCGAAAAATGCCTGAGTCTTGCCGCGATGCCACTGGCGTTTCCGCTGGTGCCGCGCTTCGAGCGTCACGGCGTACGGCATCGTGTGTACGGCAACTACCAGATTTTCTATCGGGTCGTCGGCGACCCACCGACGCGCATCGACATTCTTCACGTCCTTCACGGCGCGCGAGACTACGCGTCGATCCTGTTCTGA
- a CDS encoding type II toxin-antitoxin system ParD family antitoxin: MISAELGQQLETYVAKLVESGRYGSKSEVLREGVRLIQDREAQLNALDAVIARSLSDAEAGRGADAAEVFDRLEAKYRAQADRQA, from the coding sequence ATGATCAGTGCGGAACTGGGCCAGCAGCTGGAGACTTACGTCGCGAAGCTGGTCGAATCGGGGCGCTACGGATCCAAGAGCGAAGTGCTTCGCGAAGGCGTGCGCCTGATCCAGGATCGCGAGGCGCAACTGAATGCGCTGGACGCGGTGATCGCACGCAGCCTGTCCGATGCGGAAGCCGGACGCGGCGCCGACGCAGCGGAAGTCTTCGATCGTCTCGAGGCGAAGTATCGGGCCCAGGCGGATCGTCAGGCCTGA